The following is a genomic window from Onthophagus taurus isolate NC chromosome 1, IU_Otau_3.0, whole genome shotgun sequence.
TCTTTCTAACCAATAAACAAGACATCTCTTTAATTCATTCAAATCTTTTTGACCTTTTATGTGCTTTTTACAAAAGAATATGAAAACTAAATGACCCTCAATGTCACGTCCCCTTGGAAAAATTGCTCCTTCTGTAATATACTCTAATCTGatgttattttcattaatttctaaaagaaatgtttataTGTAGTTAATTTGATTGTCTTTAGTGATGTGGGAACATACCGTTTACCCCAAAACTTTTTCTCCATTTAATAGTATCCGTTAACATTTCGAAAGCTAGTTTGTGATCCAAATCATGATGAATTAGGAATCGTTTTAACCAGAAATCGTTTGTTTTTATTCTATCTAAGTCAGCAGGATGTATAACTAACGGAAATTAATgcaaaatcataaaaaaataataaattgtgaggtttttatgaataatttacTTAAATGTCAAGGTTAAATAGATTTATTATCTATCTCAAAgccttaattttaatagttatagaacttacaaattatttaaacataaaatcacATAGACAATGATTATCAACTTCTTTTCGGTCCGATAAGATTAATCACAACATTTTATAACCGTTAAAATAACatgtgaaattaattttattaataaaaatttaacttacaaTCCTCTTTTTCAGAATCAACAAGTTGTAGCACCGCATTTCGAAGGGCATCCACCTTCTCCTGGGGTACCTCTTCAGCCATAGTTCTATACATTtttcgaaagaaaaaaaaattagttctGTACTGATAAGGAACAAAGTGAAAAGTAACAAAGTTAATAACGGTTAACTTACAATAATTATACAGGTTGATTTGCAACTTTGGGatgaaataattgttaattaaaaaaaatcaaagtccACAGCACTCAGCCTTCGAAAACTAACTGGACAAAAAACATGCAATTGCAAACGTCAAAAAACCTTCACGGATTCAtcttaaacaaataattatgtgAGGGCGCCACTGTATTTGTAAACAAACccaattgaaataattaattaattgatttagcCGTTTGtaattatcaataaaactCATTTCAATTGTAATTAAGCgttttttacttaaattaaggtagatattaataataagtaaagtGTTATagcgattaaaaatttaaatttttaaaattcttttaaccccatctatttcgaaaaatttaaaacttaatcgttttataatatttactttcttcaattattcaaattcattataatcataaattgcattaaattttagtaataaataaattaacttaaaaatttttcgtaaaaaaataaaacaattttatcttataataagttataattttaaattgcattaagcgccatctatcacaCAACAAAGTAACAATTATTATCTGtcattgattatttttaaatatttactattttttgcCTCTAATTAAAATGTTCACAACCAAAATGAACTCTTTAAGGCTATATTCAAGAGCaacgttaaaaaatttgaGGTATTTTTCATCGCTACCAGAGCCGCAACAAGAAGCACCaataagtgaggttatgttctacttctaacctaaaaagtacaacaatttttcttttttagttaaatCTCGGGATGTGAACGAAGTTTTAACACACAAAGACTATTTTAAAGTACATAATTTATTCACCGTTGAGGATCTTTTTAAAGCCCGTGTTCAGTATGGCCATAAAGAGGGTTCGTTAAACGAACACATGTTACCATACATTTATGGGAGTCGTTTAGGACACACAATCTTCGACTTGGATATTACAGCAGAGCATTTAAGAAGCGCTTTAAATTTTGCCGCTCATATTGCTTATAGAGATGGTTTAATCCTCTTTTTCTATCGAGGAGCACAAAATGCCCATTTAGTTGAAAAAACTGCTATGGAATGTGGAGAGTTTGCTCATACTAGGTTTTGGAAAGGTGGTATATTTACTAATGCTGATAAACAATTTGGGGAAGTGACTAGGTTACCAGATTTGTGTATATTCTTTAATACtttgaataatattttgaCCCAACATACAGCAGTGAGAGATTCAGCTAAAATGGGTATTGCGACAATTGGAATTGTGGATTCTAATTGTAATCCTAATTTAATTGCTTATCCAGTTCCTGGTAATGATGATTCTAGTGTATCTATTGAGTTTTACTGTAAGGTATTTAAAAATGCTATTTTAAGAGGGAAAGAAAAGAGAAAGGAACATTTTGGTGGTTGATTAGGAATAGGTttagaatactttaattataatttaaaaaatgcttttaacatttattgtaacaaattaattgtaatacaattcaaaaatattaggtaataaaacagaaaagttgatttttcaatgtaacatttttaaaacagaaaagaaaaactacCATTGGATTTAAGGCAGTAGCAAAACTACATACTACTCCATCACCATTTTAACTACTTATTGCATTTTGTCCTGTAAATAGAATCAAATTACACCACCAATTCCCACTTATTTAAATGACTCACACAAAACTTAGCAAACAATAGAAAAACATGGATTAAGTATATATCACAGTAATATGTAATGTAGTATAATGTGTGTAACAACCACAAAAAGCATATCTAATACAGTTAAGCAAATAATTGCACAAAAAGGATTGAATAAAGAACACATAAAGCAAACAAAtcagaaaaattctttatatacaaaaagaaattaaatgtttggaaacaatttgaaatataGTTGAATACAATGTCTTAACTTAATATGTgcgaaaatgttttaaaaggctatatttttaaaactattacacTTACAAACATGaatgaaacatcaaaataacCGGAAACTAGCATGTAAGCAAGATCTTTAATGTGCCACAAAGAAAGAAATCACAGGGTGTTAACTCAGGTGACCTAGGCGGCCAAGGAAATAAAGGTAGGTCATTCGCACCAACACTGCCACTCCAAAAATATAGAAAGGAAATACTTATAGATAGTGATCTCAAGCTGTCACCAGTCTTACCAAGTTGTGATTTTGCGATTATTTTGATATATATAATCGTTATGTCTGTAGGTGTAATAGTTTTAAGTATATAGCATGATGAGTATATAGTAGGTAATCTTTGTAGTAACTctgtattttaatttaaatccttgattttattaaatattttaaaaagaaatcttatcAAATTAAACTGTCAGTTATTACCACTATTTCTTAATGATATACTTTTGGCTtaaagaaatacaaaaatcatcttttaatTCCTATCAATAATGTCAGTATTTTTTAACTATTCCTTTTCTTCTAAGACCGGTTAACTTAGTGATTACCAAAATATGCAGTAAAATATGAAGTATTACATACTCTTCATAATAAGGGGTTACCAGTAATAAATGTCTGTTTTTGcgctttttttaaattttcttttgccACATATGAAGAACATATCctgagttttattaaaatgaataaaagtGAGTGAGAAACGCCGTTTTGTAGTGACTTGTGACATCAGTTATGGATCGAGTTTGGCATATAgtcattttttagaaaataataaatgaagtggcctaaaagataattaaaatgttgcaATACCCTGTTGattgtttatgtttattattgtttaccgGCTGACTCATATATGTGTGACGGAGAAACCAACAGGAAGGACATCACCACGACGATCCAAGAGATGGGCCCAGAGTTGGTTATCCTCGTTTACAGAATGAAAATAGACAgaacgaagaagaagaagtctACAACAGCTAAaggttttaaaacaattgCAATTCTGATTGACATTGTTTTTTTCATAGTGTTATTGTGCATTGTTGTAATAATATGAACATCTCTGTCGTCACGCCTTTTTATTGCACGAAGAGTATTGGCAGATAAAGTTTTTGTGGTTCCTTTTTGAAGTTTTGTATTGAATTTAGACATATACATTCTGTTAGACTTAGCAGTGCTACAATTTACTTTCTTCTCATGCAAACATTTGTGTTAATAATTTGTGTTACAGTTATCAGTATATAAATTGTGGACCTTCGCCGCAATATGCTTCTATCAGCGTCATCACTATATTTTCGGATTTTTCTATAGCTTTATGAAAAGCATTTACTTCTGTTGATACTCTGGTATAAatgatcaaatttaaaatgtagcAAGCTTCATAGTCTAGTATTTCGAATAATTTTATACCAAAGCGATGTCCTTTGACAGTATGTACTGACGAAATGTGATTCTTCATTTGAAAAGTATCTGGAAGTCTCATCAATGAGCAAAGATTGAAATTGATAAAAGCTTTGTTTGAAAGTAATTTTGAAGTCGTAACAATAAGTCGTATTTTGTATAGCTTAATTCACAACAAATCTGTAAATCTACTACGTCCAATACATTATAGGAAAATTAGTGTTTCAATAATAAAGTGTCTGGaccaataatattttatacgTTGCTTTTTGATTTGTGGCATAAATAGGGATAATCATAGATCTGACCGAATTTTCACTAAGTAGATAAGCCTAAAAGTGTTTGTGATAAAGTGCTCAAAGATTTCTAAAGGATCTCCTTGCGACAAATTGCTCCTGAAATTATATCCTATATTTGTGCCgtcaaaattatgaaaaatgggAGTAAAATTGTTGCTTGTCCAATTAGAATTATCATCCGAATGTTATCCTCAGTGTCACCCGACAATTTGTCCTTAGTGTCAAACCATATGAACGCAAACGTGTGGTTTTGGTCCCTACACGTGTGTCTACGATATTGCATGTAAGTACAGCTTAAGGGTGAGAAACTTTTACCCTACTAAAATGATacttaaataagtaaattaatacttaataaaGTTTCGATATGATTTAATCGATGACACTCTTTTGTGCACTTTTATGCAATAAAAtctttgttaagaattaactTTTCAATTCCGCGACACCGGGATCATATGATATGATATGGTATTGCGAATTGGCTTCAAGATTGTCTCTAGCACAGTCCCATCCATTTACaatgtattaatattaagCATTAACTTTTGAAATGCAATGTATGATATGCaactgaaaatgttaaaaaatgaaaagataatgttcaaaataaaaGCGACTAAAGCACGTCGTATTCTACGTTGTAGTACATTTATTCAGGTAGCAAACTAATTTGCCACTACATAAAATGGAATAAAAGTGTATATGGAGAATTATGGCCTTCCCAAAGCTAAGTTGCGTTGTTGCGAAACTTTGAAGTCAATCTGTTTTCAAAAGTCAATGTGTAGGTATGCCATAATAATCAGCGTTGGTCCATTAAAACGTTCAATAGGAGAATATggagttattttataaaatactgAGCATTTCTCAGAAAATAATACGTTTCAGTCATTTTGAACTCTAACATTAAAATCTAATATTATGCTATGAATTTTTTCTCTTCCCTAAAAACGATTACAGTGTGCAGTAACCTAATTTAGCCGACAATATGGATCCATTTCCTGAATAGCAATGTATTATTAGATAttgtaatgaaaaatataaaaacgtaTCTATGTAGTTACAGTACAATGATAAAACTATGAAGAATATTAGTGCTTTGCATAAGAAGCTCCCACAACAggtattttgtaaaaatagattttacatttcaaaattgcTGTGGCATGTTGTTATATACTAGTCGATACTATACTTATACGTGTCCAACACTACCAGCCCATAACTACAGCACTAGCAAAAGTAGTACTAGCTCAATCTAAAACTATCacattgaatttgaaatattgttcAGTATTTCTTCTGGATCTACTGCAAAGAATAATGAAAACCTTGGAATGGAAAACTGTTATTAAGACTTGTCAAAGCTTGCTGATGATATTTTCAACACGATTAAATGTGACTTGTTTTCTCGggattaattatttaaaaagaccTAATAATCACGCCACAATATGACTATTTAACAACgttgttcaaaaaatttgtttatgttgCAGTACTCCATTGAGGTTGGGAtagaaaacaaataattacatgatattaacataaaaaaaaagtacaagACGCTaataaatgtgtaaaatatcttcaatttAAAGCAGAAATCATTAACGGGAGAATGATAGCTTTACCATTATTTTTGCATACAGGTACACAAGTCGTATAAAGGTAATCTTGTTGTATTTGTTCATTTGAAAGTAGTGGGCAACATGACTACTAAGGTATTGCTTGTTATGGAAATAATAACAATGATCAAAATCGAGTGAATCAAgcatcgttttaaaaaaattgttgaagaagGATGTTAATGAGACATTCACTTAGAAAAACATGAAAACATATTTGCTGCAGATCGAaactgatatctcaattcaagACCAAGTAAGTATATCAATGAATTTCATCCAGTAATGTTATGCTAACGATCTATCTAAACATGTAAtcttgttggaaataattttcagaaaaatatcCATGAATTATCTGACCTGTCTAAAACAAAGACACAAGTGATAGCAGTTCGATAATCAGTTTCtggttgatatgatattaattgtagagCCTCGACAGTAAGTGACTCGGCTTAATCGAATAAAATCATATATTTCCCACATTAATTAAAACCGAGCCCCCTTTCGACCGAGACGCAGCAATGTGATGATCAGTTTCgagttgatatgatattaattgtagaaCCTCAGACTCAAGTGACCTTGGCTTAATCGggtaaaattatatattttcatCGCGAACTGATTGTAAGTTCATATTTTATAGGATATAAAGTgctattaaaagttaatataaaattattcttaaaaaatggccTCTTGCTTTATCTTAAGGTGAGGTACAGCGACTTGAAATAGTTTAGGAATCACTTAGTTAACTCAAAAAAGTTAAGTCAaaagtttttaacaattaGTTCGGAAATTTTCAAATCACAGACATAAAATACGTTCATTTttagaatataaaaatttataatataacgaaaaaaattatttccaaacttttaaaaacaaacaaaaagtgttaaaagataaaaataaataattatatggTGTTGTTTTCAAATGGTTTCTACCTCTCTAAGAACCGTTGTATCTCTGCTATCTCGCAATTTGAATAAAGTCTCCGGCCCCAAAATCCTCAAACCCCtaagaaagaagaagaaaatgttaaaaaactatttatattattaatttcttgtgTAATAGTAAACGAGAACTTTTTGTGTGTACCATTTAAAGATGTTTGGCATATATACAGCGACGTAAAGGAAAGTAATTAAAGGTTGAATCGCAATCCATGCTTCTTCTTGTTTATTTGCTAAAGCGATCGCACAAAGTTCTCCGCAACGTTGTCCAGTCATTCTTTTATCAGTTGGTTGAACAGTTTCACTATAATTctatgaaaaattttgattataagggaattaaaaaatatgattgtttttaaacaaataccTCTCCTTCTTTTTCAGTAAAgcaattttgtaaaaaattggtGAAAGTTGGTCCTGGACATAACAAAGTAACAAACAGtctttttccaattttctcAGTCCTCAAGCAATTAAAATATCCctaaaaagatttatattaaaaataaatcgtttttttttatttaatttataaatacatgTATAGCATATTTTGATCCAGTATAAGTCCCTGAAAATGGAACTCCCATAACACCAGCTAAACTGGAAGTAACAGCAATGTGTCCTTCTCCCCTTTGATTAAAATGTTCCATTGCAACTCGACTCAAATGGATTACGCTGAAGACGTTTAAATCAAACATTTGTTTATCAACTTCCATGGAAATGTTCTCCCACATCGCTCTTTGAGATCTCCCAGCGTTATTTACTAAGATATCAACACCGCCAAAATGTCTTACAGCGTGATCAAagtgttttttatgaaattgaatATCAACCATGTCCATTACGAGAACTAAGATATCGTTACTTGATAAGGACCCATTTGATATTTCTTTGAAAAgaacaataagaaaaattattaataaatattttaagatatttttgatgaatccataaaactaataatattaattaaaattcataccAAGACATTCACGTTTAACTCTTTCCAACTCATCTTGTCTTCTAGCCGCTAACACTAACTTAACACCATTTTTAGCTAAACTTTTAGCTATATGTTCTCCAATCCCACTTGAAGCTCCGGTAACAAAAACGACTTTACCCCGTAAATGACTTATTGGTTTACCAAatttttcgtaaaattttaattccaaATCGGCGTCAAAAAACAACGTACACAAATAAATCAATCCGTAGATAATACAACCAATAccgattaaagaaaaaaacattttcacttAATTCccgtttttttatttcactaaattttaatttacgtGGTCACGTTATGAGGATTTACGTTTGCGTCTAACCTCCAACTGCGcgtagatatttttaaaagccGTTTATAATCAGGAGCAGGAGagataatgaaaaattttaaactaagAGGTCGGGTTTTGTATCCAAGTCGAGTATGTTTACTTTTGGATAGATTACACTGATGTTGTATTTTATAACTAAGTTTAGTGTGGTTGATTCGTGAATCGACTAAATTCACGATTGTGTTCGAAACGAGTACCGTTTTAAGAGATGTTGACCTCTTGTATTTGCGCTCTAAAGCGTGCCAGTAACCCTATTTTGGGCGTGTTAAATGAAAGGATCAAGATCAAGGTTGTTATATTGTatggttttaaaattgaaacgattctggagaaataaaaaaaggtttgTTCCATGTAATGGAACTGTTTAATAGATGATAATGAGGAATAAAAACATTCATTTCTCATTATTATGCCAAGGTTAAAGTGTTTTgggttttgaaaaatgtattgagATGTCTAAAAcggatttaaattaattggaatttaaaaaatatacaaaaactgGATAATGGAGAATAGATAGCTAtttgaaactaaaaaatatattaaatttaattatttcttgaataaaaatgaaaaaaataatgaaattttacgAATTTATGAAAGGAATGATCTATGTACCAGTTCTCAGGCCcctgaatttatttttactatttttagcACTCTGGGTGTATATGCACCCAGAAAATAGGTGGGATGAGTCGCTCATACAGGCTATCAAGATCATATGATAATTTAGAACATCGTTTGATAATTAGCTACGATTAAAAATGtacttaatttcatttaatatttaatttaaaaaaaataatttgaactggtttttcctttttaagttCCAAAAATTGTCGTCTTTACTTATTTGTTCTATGCTCACTTTTGTATGAAATCCATCACCCACTAAAATTCAAActacaattttgaaacttcggcaaaataatactttattaacAACTAAGAAACGATGAAAGTTTCCGCCGAAAAAACTCAACTGTTATGTTTCCTGTACCATTGTTATCTTCaactttcaatattttcttcctAGCAATTTCTGCCTACAAAAAGTCAGTTTATTTGATTGTCAAACTGTTAAGTAGACGCTTTGTAATGCCCCCAGTGCGACGTCGTCGAAATTTTGTCCATATCAATGACTTTGATAGGAGCCGAATTATCGGTATGAAAGAGGCGGGTCTCTCATTCCGAGAGATTGGGAGAAGGCTGAATCGGGACCACATTACAGTTGCTCGGATATGGTCTTTATGGTCTGAAAAAGGTATTCAGAGGCACCGTCCTGCTGGAAGACCCGCCCGAAGAAGCAACGTACGTGAAGACCGACTCCTTAGGTGGATGGCTAGCAGGGATCGATTTCAAACAACAAGGTCGATTGCTGTGGATTGGACGAGAGCTTTGATCCGCCACTTGTCGATGGCAACTGTTTACAGaaggatttttttcctttGGGCTTCATTCATACCGTCCTTACCTTCGGCTTCCATTAACACCTCTCCAGAAAGCAGCCAGACTTGCATGGTGTCAAGAACGGCAAGGGTGGGTATCACTGAAATGACATCGCCTTCCGTGATGAATCAAAGTTTTGTTTATGGGTGAATGATGGTCGTAGAAGGGTGCGGCAACATTGAGGGGAAAGACGGAATTTGGAGTTCGTTCAAAGACGACACCTAACCTGTGTTAAGGAACACCTGAGGTTATGGTGTGGTGGGCGATATGTGCTGGACGAAGGTCATCCCTTACGTTCATTCCAGGCACATTTAACGCTCGTCGTTACATCGACAAGGTTCTGGAACCGGTGTTAGTACGTTTCATGTAGACGTTGCATAATGCCACTTTCCAATAGGATAATGCAAGAC
Proteins encoded in this region:
- the LOC111427169 gene encoding dehydrogenase/reductase SDR family member 7, translated to MFFSLIGIGCIIYGLIYLCTLFFDADLELKFYEKFGKPISHLRGKVVFVTGASSGIGEHIAKSLAKNGVKLVLAARRQDELERVKRECLEISNGSLSSNDILVLVMDMVDIQFHKKHFDHAVRHFGGVDILVNNAGRSQRAMWENISMEVDKQMFDLNVFSVIHLSRVAMEHFNQRGEGHIAVTSSLAGVMGVPFSGTYTGSKYAIHGYFNCLRTEKIGKRLFVTLLCPGPTFTNFLQNCFTEKEGENYSETVQPTDKRMTGQRCGELCAIALANKQEEAWIAIQPLITFLYVAVYMPNIFKWGLRILGPETLFKLRDSRDTTVLREDKMQ
- the LOC111427180 gene encoding small ribosomal subunit protein uS2m, which codes for MFTTKMNSLRLYSRATLKNLRYFSSLPEPQQEAPIIKSRDVNEVLTHKDYFKVHNLFTVEDLFKARVQYGHKEGSLNEHMLPYIYGSRLGHTIFDLDITAEHLRSALNFAAHIAYRDGLILFFYRGAQNAHLVEKTAMECGEFAHTRFWKGGIFTNADKQFGEVTRLPDLCIFFNTLNNILTQHTAVRDSAKMGIATIGIVDSNCNPNLIAYPVPGNDDSSVSIEFYCKVFKNAILRGKEKRKEHFGG